The following proteins are encoded in a genomic region of Nonomuraea muscovyensis:
- a CDS encoding response regulator transcription factor codes for MIRIMIAEDQGMMRDALALLLGLEDDLEIVARVPSGDAVVPAALEHRPDAALLDIELPGRSGLDALPELRAALPECAVLILTTFARPGYLRRAMEAGAAGFLVKDGPVEELAAAVRRAVAGERVVDPALAAAALNAGPSPLTARERDVLAAALDGSTIADVAARLHLSESTVRNHLSSAIGKTHTRNRIEAARLARHNGWL; via the coding sequence GTGATCAGGATCATGATCGCCGAGGACCAGGGCATGATGCGCGACGCCCTGGCCCTCCTCCTCGGGCTGGAGGACGACCTGGAGATCGTCGCCCGGGTGCCGTCGGGCGACGCCGTCGTGCCGGCCGCGCTGGAGCACCGGCCCGACGCGGCGCTCCTCGACATCGAGCTGCCCGGCCGCAGCGGTCTCGACGCGCTGCCCGAGCTGCGGGCGGCGCTGCCGGAGTGCGCGGTGCTGATCCTGACGACGTTCGCCAGGCCCGGCTACCTCCGGCGGGCGATGGAGGCCGGCGCCGCCGGGTTCCTGGTCAAGGACGGGCCGGTGGAGGAGCTGGCGGCGGCCGTTCGCCGGGCAGTGGCGGGGGAACGGGTCGTCGATCCGGCCCTGGCCGCCGCCGCGCTCAACGCGGGCCCCAGCCCGCTGACCGCCCGCGAGCGCGACGTGCTCGCGGCGGCGCTCGACGGGTCCACGATCGCCGACGTGGCGGCCCGGCTGCACCTGTCGGAGAGCACGGTGCGCAACCACCTCTCCTCCGCCATCGGCAAGACCCACACCCGCAACCGGATCGAAGCGGCGCGCCTGGCGCGTCACAACGGATGGCTGTAA